A single genomic interval of Paralichthys olivaceus isolate ysfri-2021 chromosome 7, ASM2471397v2, whole genome shotgun sequence harbors:
- the ptprja gene encoding receptor-type tyrosine-protein phosphatase eta: MMKPLLRSSVCLWTLLLLCAPPQNSSTACVAQCDVNGTETFTITTTTVSLDSRPNCSLSSGDSIHGNGSLTGLSSGAVYQIFISCLNCCKEITTRPYGIGGLEAETLNTTAVRLEWMKPQEYKNEFRYRVQTTGCGSHNKTVTDENALISELPSGTNCTFCVFVIAADGTEGEENCISQYTKPETVQVSLSSQGSNSSVLVSWTSPPGSVEHFKVHLNSTSSGLQERELNSTSTSSLFDGLSAGTFYTASVFTFSGPFNASSGFITNATFPNPPGSVVVLRKTTSSIEVRWEAAPLMSAASFFYKVTHTPSQGGGYNTSNTSHTLDSLLSGTSYNISIATVVPRGFESEKVHIYMVTTRPYGIGGLEAETLNTTAVRLEWIKPQEYKNEFRYRVQTTGCGSHNKTVTDENALISELPSGTNCTFCVFVIAADGTEGEENCISQYTKPETVQVSLSSLGSNSSVLVSWTSPPGNVEHFKVHLNSTSSGLQERELNSTSTSSLFDGLSAGTFYTASVFTFSGPFNASSGFITNATFPNPPGSVVVLRKTTSSIEVRWEAAPLMSAASFFYKVTHTPSQGGGYNTSNTSHTLDSLLSGTSYNISIATVVPRGFESEKVHIYMVTTRPYGIGGLEAETLNTTAVRLEWMKPQEYKNEFRYRVQTTGCGSHNKTVTDENALISELPSGTNCTFCVFVIAADGTEGEENCISQYTKPETVQVSLSSQGSNSSVLVSWTSPPGSVEHFKVHLNSTSSGLQERELNSTSTSSLFDGLSAGTFYTASVFTFSGPFNASSGFITNATFPNPPGSVVVLRKTTSSIEVRWEAAPLMSAASFFYKVTHTPSQGGGYITSNTSHTLDSLLSGTSYNISIATVVPRGFESEKVHIYMVTTRPYGIGGLEAETLNTTAVRLEWMKPQEYKNEFRYRVQTTGCGSHNKTVTDENALISELPSGTNCTFCVFVIAADGTEGEENCTSQYTKPETVQVSLSSQGSNSSVLVSWTSPPGSVEHFKVHLNSTSSGLQERELNSTSTSSLFDGLSAGTFYTASVFTFSGPFNASSGFITNATFPNPPGSVVVVRKTTSSIEVRWEAAPLMSAASFFYKVTHTPSQGGGYNTSNTSHTLDSLLSGTSYNISIATVVPRGFESEKVHIYMVTTRSYGIGGLEAETLNTTAVRLEWIKPQEYKNEFRYRVQTTGCGSHNKTVTDENALISELPSGTNCTFCVFVIAADGTEGEENCISQYTKPETVQVSLSSLGSNSSVLVSWTSPPGNVEHFKVHLNSTSSGLQERELNSTSTSSLFDGLSAGTFYTASVFTFSGPFNASSGFITNATFPNPPGSVVVLRKTTSSIEVRWEAAPLMSAASFFYKVTHTPSQGGGYNTSNTSHTLDSLLSGTSYNISIATVVPRGFESEKVHIYMVTTRPYGIGGLEAETLNTTAVRLEWMKPHEYKNEFRYRVQTTGCGSHNKTVTDENALISELPSGTNCTFCVFVIAADGIEGEENCTSQYTKPETVQVSLSSQGSNSSVLVSWTSPPGNVEHFKVDLNSTSSGLQERELNSTSTSSLFDGLSAGTFYTASVFTFSGPFNASSGFITNATFPNPPGSVVVVRKTTSSIEVRWEAAPLMSAASFFYKVTHTPSQGGGYITSNTSHTLDSLLSGTSYNISIATVGPRGFESEKVHIYMVTTRPYGIGGLEAETLNTTAVRLEWMKPQEYKNEFRYRVQTTGCGSHNKTVTDENALISELPSGTNCTFCVFVIAADGTEGEENCTSQYTKPETVQVSLSSQGSNSSVLVSWTSPPGSVEHFKVHLNSTSSGLQERELNSTSTFSLFDGLSAGTFYTASVFTFSGPFNASSGFITNATFPNPPGSVVVVRKTTSSIEVRWEAAPLMSAASFFYKVTHTPSQGGGYITSNTSHTLDSLLPGTSYNISIATVGPKAFESEKVHIYWVTTKPLHVESIVARMTEEDKITVAWEPADYTGRFHYRFNWNSRHGLKSIKTQETNYTMNDLDPGSQYNFSVTPEISDEKPGNTTWNSSCTNASPVNNLTCEGPNKPNPQIILSWTKPRGQHSGLLVTVDDKSFNLLTNTSYNYTVFYLRHYTKYRLTVKTLSCGQSSSPVYCDSWTGITDPPIAPNFIAMLEVTEQAHNKFSLQINRELLNDSRGPVTHVGVLVTNNPPDNYTSHLKEYVGKTYDQWRDDKTPVYLATVRETKLQSRSAGNYLSITVGDETKWEGYSNGALDANGQYRYAIVLFTSLPLQNRLVDYNVMLASITGFSPVIELPQNPAVISIAVGATLGIFSVLFIILIGFIIYWKRFSRKDPSDIQIHSMRSVPVRVEDYEAYYKKQKADSNYGFAEELEDLKVVGTGQARTSALTLENKSKNRYTNVLPYDFSRVKLSIIHGSPYDDYINASYMPGYNSRKEFIAAQGPLPITVNEFWRMIWEKNAQTLVMLTRCNEQGRVKCEQYWGYGTKHFENITVTTTSDIPLEDWTIREFDVKNLKTAETRSVRQFHFTAWPDHGVPQTTELLINFRHLVREHMDQYSRHSPTVVHCSAGVGRTGTFIAIDRMIFQIERDNSVDVYGIVHDQRMHRPLMVQTEDQYVFLHQCAMDIIRSRTGNNVDLIYQNLAALSIYENIKPKKGHKNCDA, translated from the exons AACTCCAGTACAGCATGTGTTG CTCAATGTGACGTCAATGGAACGGAAACatttacaataacaacaacaacagtcagcCTTGATTCGAGACCAAACTGCTCTTTATCCAGTGGGGATAGTATCCATGGAAACGGTTCACTGACTGGTCTGAGTTCTGGAGCCGTCTATCAAATCTTCATCAGTTGTTTAAACTGCTGTAAGGAGATCACAACGA GGCCTTATGGCATTGGAGGGTTGGAGGCTGAAACCTTAAACACAACCGCTGTACGTCTGGAGTGGATGAAACCTCAGGAGTACAAGAATGAATTTAGGTATCGAGTTCAGACGACAGGCTGTGGCTCCCACAACAAAACCGTCACAGATGAAAACGCACTGATCTCAGAGCTCCCCTCTGGGACAAACTGCACCTTCTGTGTTTTCGTCATTGCAGCGGATGGCACCGAAGGAGAGGAAAACTGCATCTCACAGTACACTA AGCCTGAGACAGTGCAAGTCAGTCTCTCCAGTCAGGGCTCCAATAGTTCAGTCCTGGTGTCGTGGACCTCACCTCCTGGGAGCGTGGAACATTTTAAGGTTCATCTCAACAGCACGTCTTCAGGTTTACAGGAAAGAGAGCTGAACTCTAccagcacctcctctctgtttgaCGGCCTGTCTGCAGGGACATTTTACACTGCCAGTGTCTTCACATTTAGTGGACCCTTCAATGCATCATCTGGATTCATCACCAACGCAACTT TCCCTAACCCTCCTGGGTCAGTTGTGGTACTGAGAAAAACTACCAGCTCCATTGAAGTCAGGTGGGAGGCTGCTCCTCTGATGTCCGCTGCATCGTTCTTCTACAAAGTGACTCACACACCATCTCAGGGAGGAGGATACAACACCTCCAACACCAGCCACACACTTGACTCCTTGCTTTCTGGGACATCCTACAACATCTCCATCGCCACTGTGGTTCCCAGGGGCTTTGAGAGCGAGAAGGTTCACATCTATATGGTTACTACAa GGCCTTATGGCATTGGAGGGTTGGAGGCTGAAACCTTAAACACAACCGCTGTACGTCTGGAGTGGATAAAGCCTCAGGAGTACAAGAATGAATTTAGGTATCGAGTTCAGACGACAGGCTGTGGCTCCCACAACAAAACCGTCACAGATGAAAACGCACTGATCTCAGAGCTCCCCTCTGGGACAAACTGCACCTTCTGTGTTTTCGTCATTGCAGCGGATGGCACCGAAGGAGAGGAAAACTGCATCTCACAGTACACTA AGCCTGAGACAGTGCAAGTCAGTCTCTCCAGTCTGGGCTCCAATAGTTCAGTCCTGGTGTCGTGGACCTCACCTCCTGGGAACGTGGAACATTTTAAGGTTCATCTCAACAGCACGTCTTCAGGTTTACAGGAAAGAGAGCTGAACTCTAccagcacctcctctctgtttgaCGGCCTGTCTGCAGGGACATTTTACACTGCCAGTGTCTTCACATTTAGTGGACCCTTCAATGCATCATCTGGATTCATCACCAACGCAACTT TCCCTAACCCTCCTGGGTCAGTTGTGGTACTGAGAAAAACTACCAGCTCCATTGAAGTCAGGTGGGAGGCTGCTCCTCTGATGTCCGCTGCATCGTTCTTCTACAAAGTGACTCACACACCATCTCAGGGAGGAGGATACAACACCTCCAACACCAGCCACACACTTGACTCCTTGCTTTCTGGGACGTCCTACAACATCTCCATCGCCACTGTGGTTCCCAGGGGCTTTGAGAGCGAGAAGGTTCACATCTATATGGTTACTACAA GGCCTTATGGCATTGGAGGGTTGGAGGCTGAAACCTTAAACACAACCGCTGTACGTCTGGAGTGGATGAAACCTCAGGAGTACAAGAATGAATTTAGGTATCGAGTTCAGACGACAGGCTGTGGCTCCCACAACAAAACCGTCACCGATGAAAACGCACTGATCTCAGAGCTCCCCTCTGGGACAAACTGCACCTTCTGTGTTTTCGTCATTGCAGCGGATGGCACCGAAGGAGAGGAAAACTGCATCTCACAGTACACTA AGCCTGAGACAGTGCAAGTCAGTCTCTCCAGTCAGGGCTCCAATAGTTCAGTCCTGGTGTCGTGGACCTCACCTCCTGGGAGCGTGGAACATTTTAAGGTTCATCTCAACAGCACGTCTTCAGGTTTACAGGAAAGAGAGCTGAACTCTAccagcacctcctctctgtttgaCGGCCTGTCTGCAGGGACATTTTACACTGCCAGTGTCTTCACATTTAGTGGACCCTTCAATGCATCATCTGGATTCATCACCAACGCAACTT TCCCTAACCCTCCTGGGTCAGTTGTGGTACTGAGAAAAACTACCAGCTCCATTGAAGTCAGGTGGGAGGCTGCTCCTCTGATGTCCGCTGCATCGTTCTTCTACAAAGTGACTCACACACCATCTCAGGGAGGAGGATACATCACCTCCAACACCAGCCACACACTTGACTCCTTGCTTTCTGGGACGTCCTACAACATCTCCATCGCCACTGTGGTTCCCAGGGGCTTTGAGAGCGAGAAGGTTCACATCTATATGGTTACTACAa GGCCTTATGGCATTGGAGGGTTGGAGGCTGAAACCTTAAACACAACCGCTGTACGTCTGGAGTGGATGAAACCTCAGGAGTACAAGAATGAATTTAGGTATCGAGTTCAGACGACAGGCTGTGGCTCCCACAACAAAACCGTCACCGATGAAAACGCACTGATCTCAGAGCTCCCCTCTGGGACAAACTGCACCTTCTGTGTTTTCGTCATTGCAGCGGATGGCACCGAAGGAGAGGAAAACTGCACCTCACAGTACACTA AGCCTGAGACAGTGCAAGTCAGTCTCTCCAGTCAGGGCTCCAATAGTTCAGTCCTGGTGTCGTGGACCTCACCTCCTGGGAGCGTGGAACATTTTAAGGTTCATCTCAACAGCACGTCTTCAGGTTTACAGGAAAGAGAGCTGAACTCTAccagcacctcctctctgtttgaCGGCCTGTCTGCAGGGACATTTTACACTGCCAGTGTCTTCACATTTAGTGGACCCTTCAATGCATCATCTGGATTCATCACCAACGCAACTT TCCCTAACCCTCCTGGGTCAGTTGTGGTAGTGAGAAAAACTACCAGCTCCATTGAAGTCAGGTGGGAGGCTGCTCCTCTGATGTCCGCTGCATCGTTCTTCTACAAAGTGACTCACACACCATCTCAGGGAGGAGGATACAACACCTCCAACACCAGCCACACACTTGACTCCTTGCTTTCTGGGACGTCCTACAACATCTCCATCGCCACTGTGGTTCCCAGGGGCTTTGAGAGCGAGAAGGTTCACATCTATATGGTTACTACAa GGTCTTATGGCATTGGAGGGTTGGAGGCTGAAACCTTAAACACTACCGCTGTACGTCTTGAGTGGATAAAGCCTCAGGAGTACAAGAATGAATTTAGGTATCGAGTTCAGACGACAGGCTGTGGCTCCCACAACAAAACTGTCACCGATGAAAACGCACTGATCTCAGAGCTCCCCTCTGGGACAAACTGCACCTTCTGTGTTTTCGTCATTGCAGCGGATGGCACCGAAGGAGAGGAAAACTGCATCTCACAGTACACTA AGCCTGAGACAGTGCAAGTCAGTCTCTCCAGTCTGGGCTCCAATAGTTCAGTCCTGGTGTCGTGGACCTCACCTCCTGGGAACGTGGAACATTTTAAGGTTCATCTCAACAGCACGTCTTCAGGTTTACAGGAAAGAGAGCTGAACTCTAccagcacctcctctctgtttgaCGGCCTGTCTGCAGGGACATTTTACACTGCCAGTGTCTTCACATTTAGTGGACCCTTCAATGCATCATCTGGATTCATCACCAACGCAACTT TCCCTAACCCTCCTGGGTCAGTTGTGGTACTGAGAAAAACTACCAGCTCCATTGAAGTCAGGTGGGAGGCTGCTCCTCTGATGTCCGCTGCATCGTTCTTCTACAAAGTGACTCACACACCATCTCAGGGAGGAGGATACAACACCTCCAACACCAGCCACACACTTGACTCCTTGCTTTCTGGGACATCCTACAACATCTCCATCGCCACTGTGGTTCCCAGGGGCTTTGAGAGCGAGAAGGTTCACATCTATATGGTTACTACAa GGCCTTATGGCATTGGAGGGTTGGAGGCTGAAACCTTAAACACTACCGCTGTACGTCTGGAGTGGATGAAACCTCACGAGTACAAGAATGAATTTAGGTATCGAGTTCAGACGACAGGCTGTGGCTCCCACAACAAAACCGTCACAGATGAAAACGCACTGATCTCAGAGCTCCCCTCTGGGACAAACTGCACCTTCTGTGTTTTCGTCATTGCAGCGGATGGCATCGAAGGAGAGGAAAACTGCACCTCACAGTACACTA AGCCTGAGACAGTGCAAGTCAGTCTCTCCAGTCAGGGCTCCAATAGTTCAGTCCTGGTGTCGTGGACCTCACCTCCTGGGAACGTGGAACATTTTAAGGTTGATCTCAACAGCACGTCTTCAGGTTTACAGGAAAGAGAGCTGAACTCTAccagcacctcctctctgtttgaCGGCCTGTCTGCAGGGACATTTTACACTGCCAGTGTCTTCACATTTAGTGGACCCTTCAATGCATCATCTGGATTCATCACCAACGCAACTT TCCCTAACCCTCCTGGGTCAGTTGTGGTAGTGAGAAAAACTACCAGCTCCATTGAAGTCAGGTGGGAGGCTGCTCCTCTGATGTCCGCTGCATCGTTCTTCTACAAAGTGACTCACACACCATCTCAGGGAGGAGGATACATCACCTCCAACACCAGCCACACACTTGACTCCTTGCTTTCTGGGACGTCCTACAACATCTCCATCGCCACTGTGGGTCCCAGGGGCTTTGAGAGCGAGAAGGTTCACATCTATATGGTTACTACAa GGCCTTATGGCATTGGAGGGTTGGAGGCTGAAACCTTAAACACAACCGCTGTACGTCTGGAGTGGATGAAACCTCAGGAGTACAAGAATGAATTTAGGTATCGAGTTCAGACGACAGGCTGTGGCTCCCACAACAAAACCGTCACAGATGAAAACGCATTGATCTCAGAGCTCCCCTCTGGGACAAACTGCACCTTCTGTGTTTTCGTCATTGCAGCGGATGGCACCGAAGGAGAGGAAAACTGCACCTCACAGTACACTA AGCCTGAGACAGTGCAAGTCAGTCTCTCCAGTCAGGGCTCCAATAGTTCAGTCCTGGTGTCGTGGACCTCACCTCCTGGGAGCGTGGAACATTTTAAGGTTCATCTCAACAGCACGTCTTCAGGTTTACAGGAAAGAGAGCTGAACTctaccagcaccttctctctgtTTGACGGCCTGTCTGCAGGGACATTTTACACTGCCAGTGTCTTCACATTTAGTGGACCCTTCAATGCATCATCTGGATTCATCACCAACGCAACTT TCCCTAACCCTCCTGGGTCAGTTGTGGTAGTGAGAAAAACTACCAGCTCCATTGAAGTCAGGTGGGAGGCTGCTCCTCTGATGTCCGCTGCATCGTTCTTCTACAAAGTGACTCACACACCATCTCAGGGAGGAGGATACATCACCTCCAACACCAGCCACACACTTGACTCCTTGCTTCCTGGGACATCCTACAACATCTCCATCGCCACTGTGGGTCCCAAGGCCTTTGAGAGCGAGAAGGTTCACATCTATTGGGTTACTACAA AACCGTTGCATGTGGAGTCTATCGTGGCTCGTATGACAGAAGAGGACAAAATCACAGTCGCATGGGAACCTGCTGATTACACGGGACGCTTTCATTACCGTTTCAACTGGAATAGCCGACATGGGCTCAAAAGTatcaaaacacaggaaacaaattaTACGATGAACGACCTGGATCCTGGCAGCCAATATAACTTTAGTGTCACCCCAGAGATCTCTGACGAGAAACCGGGCAATACAACATGGAATTCCAGCTGCACAA ATGCAAGCCCAGTGAACAACTTAACATGTGAAGGtccaaacaaaccaaatccaCAAATCATCCTGTCCTGGACCAAACCCAGGGGCCAGCACTCCGGTTTACTGGTCACTGTCGATGACAAGAGCTTCAACCTCTTGACAAATACCTCCTACAATTATACTGTGTTCTACCTTCGTCACTATACTAAATACCGGCTGACTGTGAAGACGCTGAGCTGTGGACAGTCCAGCTCTCCTGTGTATTGTGACAGCTGGACTGGCATTACAG atcCTCCCATCGCACCCAACTTTATCGCAATGTTGGAAGTGACTGAGCAGGCACACAACAAGTTCTCCCTTCAGATCAACAGAGAGCTGCTGAATGACTCCAGAGGGCCAGTCACACATGTTGGGGTGCTGGTGACAAATAACCCTCCTG ATAATTACACTTCACATTTGAAGGAGTACGTGGGGAAAACTTATGATCAGTGGAGGGACGATAAAACTCCAGTGTACCTGGCAACAGTCAGAGAGACCAAACTCCAGTCACGCAGTGCTGGGAACTATCTGAGTATAACAGTAGGAGATGAAACTAAATGGGAGGGCTACAGTAATGGTGCTCTGGACGCCAATGGACAATACAG ATATGCCATCGTGTTGTTCACCAGTCTGCCACTGCAGAATCGTCTTGTGGATTACAATGTGATGCTGGCCTCAATAACAGGCTTCTCCCCTGTTATTGAACTCCCACAAAACCCAG CTGTCATTAGCATTGCTGTCGGAGCAACACTGGGCATTTTTAGCGTTCttttcatcatcctcatcgGCTTTATAATCTACTGGAAAAG GTTTTCCAGAAAAGACCCGTCAGACATCCAGATTCACTCCATGAG GAGTGTGCCTGTGAGGGTGGAGGACTACGAGGCGTACTACAAGAAGCAGAAAGCAGACTCCAACTATGGCTTCGCTGAAGAGTTAGAG GACCTGAAGGTAGTTGGTACAGGTCAGGCGAGGACGAGCGCTCTGACCTTAGAGAACAAGTCCAAGAACCGCTACACCAACGTGCTTCCAT ACGACTTTTCAAGGGTGAAACTCTCTATCATCCATGGAAGCCCATACGATGACTACATCAATGCTAGCTACATGCCG GGTTACAACTCCAGGAAGGAGTTTATTGCAGCTCAGGGTCCTTTGCCCATCACAGTCAACGAGTTCTGGAGGATGATATGGGAAAAGAATGCACAGACTCTTGTCATGCTGACACGCTGTAACGAACAGGGACGA GTGAAATGTGAGCAGTACTGGGGTTATGGCACCAAGCActttgaaaacatcactgtgacAACAACCTCTGACATACCACTGGAAGACTGGACCATCAGGGAGTTTGATGTTAAAAAT TTGAAAACTGCAGAAACGCGCTCTGTGCGTCAGTTCCACTTCACGGCCTGGCCGGATCACGGGGTCCCACAAACCACTGAGCTCCTCATCAACTTCAGACATCTGGTCAGAGAGCATATGGACCAGTACTCCAGACACTCTCCTACTGTGGTCCACTGCAG TGCTGGTGTTGGTCGTACAGGTACCTTCATAGCCATTGACCGTATGATCTTCCAGATTGAAAGGGATAATAGCGTGGACGTTTATGGCATCGTCCATGATCAGCGCATGCACCGGCCCCTTATGGTGCAGACCGAG GATCAGTATGTGTTCTTACACCAGTGCGCCATGGACATCATCAGGTCAAGAACTGGAAACAATGTAGATCTGATCTACCAAAACCTCGCTGCGCTCTCTATTTACGAGAACATAAAACCCAAAAAAGGTCACAAAAACTGCGATGCATGA